The Actinomycetota bacterium genome window below encodes:
- a CDS encoding sigma-70 family RNA polymerase sigma factor: MPPGLSLPLRSLLVFPMLSLLGGERGGPRSNTPEWADVVARYSDVVYTMAYRLTGNDEEARDLAQDVLVRLRQGLRRYREGNFEGWLYRTTLNAFRDRLRKRKRLREDALPPDLPARMRSDQDVEQLVQAAELRDVVQAALVRIPPEYREAVVLRDLQGHSYDEIAEVLGIPAGTVRSRIHRGRELLRQLLKPYVEAG; this comes from the coding sequence ATGCCTCCCGGCCTGTCGTTACCCCTTCGAAGCCTGCTGGTCTTCCCGATGCTCAGCCTGCTTGGCGGTGAGCGCGGGGGTCCGCGGAGCAACACTCCGGAGTGGGCGGATGTCGTGGCGCGGTACTCGGATGTCGTCTACACGATGGCGTACAGGCTCACTGGTAACGACGAGGAGGCCAGGGATCTGGCCCAGGACGTCCTGGTGCGGCTGCGCCAGGGTCTGCGACGGTACCGGGAAGGGAACTTCGAAGGATGGCTATACCGAACGACTCTGAACGCATTTCGCGACAGGCTCCGCAAGCGCAAGCGCCTGAGGGAGGACGCCCTTCCGCCGGATTTGCCGGCACGCATGCGTTCCGATCAGGACGTGGAGCAGCTGGTCCAGGCTGCGGAGCTGCGGGACGTCGTCCAGGCGGCGCTGGTTCGTATTCCGCCGGAGTACCGGGAGGCGGTCGTGCTGCGTGACCTGCAGGGACACTCCTACGACGAGATCGCGGAGGTGCTCGGCATCCCTGCGGGGACCGTGCGGTCCCGCATTCATCGAGGCAGGGAGCTGTTGAGGCAGCTGCTCAAGCCCTACGTGGAGGCCGGATGA
- a CDS encoding VanW family protein, with amino-acid sequence MFKTHLKPSRRGWIVVGVVALVSSVLTADVAASVGRIRPGVKVGSLDLGGRRLNDASELLTNRAKRLTSEPAHLTANGRGLSLKPEQVDFYPDVDRTLRRAKAVGRSGNVFARIWQRSRSRFTTTDVGWHSDIDSRSVKNVVSQLSRRFDAPGREAGIKAEGARIVPVRPEPGRVLDRRGAARGVVRALESWPRRDVTVPFQKEGRKTGTEDADEAARRANHLIRAPITLTSPKGDRVELPPEELAPLLEAVPKKQGDGWDLDVRFSTSLVASRLGERMKQFETEPANASFAVQGSSVSVRPSRDGLKFDPAKTAEALDEAAGHDEPREAGTAFTAAEAALTTEEAKKLKITELVSSFDTQHPCCQPRVKNIHRIADAVDGTVVKPGETFSLNKKAGKRTTEKGYLLAPMIFDGEFKDDVGGGVSQFATTLHNAVFFGGYQFVSYKAHSFYINRYPAGRESTLSWPAPDFKFRNNSSAGVLIKTGYSGGSISVSLYGSKEGKKVTAQAGERKNFTEPTLKRMPNPSLPPGREVMKEKGSQGFDIEVFRIITKGGETTRQRFFTRYKPAPRIIEFGPGAPAGSPTPGAGPTPGGPVPPPTPAQTPNPPATPAPPRTPGP; translated from the coding sequence TTGTTCAAGACGCACCTCAAACCAAGCCGTCGCGGGTGGATCGTCGTCGGCGTCGTGGCGCTTGTGTCCTCCGTGCTCACGGCGGACGTCGCCGCGTCCGTGGGCAGGATCCGGCCCGGCGTAAAGGTCGGCTCCCTGGACCTCGGTGGCCGACGGCTCAACGATGCCTCCGAGCTGCTCACGAACCGGGCCAAGCGCCTGACCTCGGAGCCGGCGCACCTGACCGCAAACGGCCGTGGGCTGTCGCTCAAGCCCGAGCAGGTCGACTTCTACCCGGACGTGGACCGCACCCTGCGGCGAGCAAAGGCCGTGGGCCGCTCGGGAAACGTGTTCGCCCGGATTTGGCAGCGCAGCAGGTCCCGGTTCACGACCACCGACGTGGGCTGGCACAGCGACATCGACAGCCGGTCGGTCAAAAACGTCGTCTCGCAGCTCAGCCGCCGCTTCGATGCCCCCGGACGAGAGGCCGGCATCAAGGCCGAAGGCGCCAGGATCGTGCCGGTGCGACCGGAGCCGGGCCGCGTGCTGGACCGGCGGGGCGCGGCGCGCGGGGTGGTCCGGGCGCTGGAGTCTTGGCCACGGCGCGACGTCACCGTTCCCTTTCAGAAGGAGGGCCGCAAGACCGGGACCGAAGACGCCGACGAGGCGGCTCGTCGAGCCAACCACCTCATCCGGGCCCCCATCACGCTCACGAGCCCGAAGGGCGACCGGGTGGAGCTGCCGCCCGAGGAGCTCGCGCCGCTGCTCGAGGCGGTCCCGAAAAAACAGGGTGACGGCTGGGACCTGGACGTCAGGTTTTCTACGAGCCTGGTGGCGTCGCGTCTGGGCGAGCGCATGAAGCAGTTCGAGACGGAGCCCGCCAACGCGTCCTTCGCCGTTCAGGGCAGCTCCGTCAGCGTGCGTCCGAGCCGGGACGGGCTGAAGTTCGACCCGGCCAAGACCGCCGAAGCGCTCGACGAGGCCGCAGGCCACGACGAGCCACGTGAGGCGGGGACCGCCTTCACCGCCGCGGAAGCCGCTCTTACCACCGAGGAAGCCAAAAAGCTCAAGATCACCGAGCTTGTGTCCAGCTTCGACACCCAGCACCCCTGCTGCCAGCCCCGGGTCAAGAACATCCACCGCATCGCCGACGCAGTGGACGGCACGGTCGTGAAGCCCGGCGAGACCTTCTCCCTCAACAAAAAAGCCGGCAAGCGCACGACCGAGAAGGGCTACCTGCTGGCGCCCATGATCTTCGACGGCGAGTTCAAAGACGACGTCGGCGGCGGCGTCTCGCAATTCGCGACCACGCTGCACAACGCGGTGTTCTTCGGGGGGTACCAGTTCGTCTCCTACAAGGCGCACTCGTTTTACATCAACCGCTACCCGGCGGGGCGCGAATCGACCCTGTCGTGGCCGGCACCGGACTTCAAGTTCCGCAACAACTCGTCTGCCGGCGTCCTGATCAAGACGGGTTACTCGGGCGGGTCCATCTCCGTGAGCCTGTACGGCAGCAAGGAAGGCAAAAAGGTGACGGCCCAGGCGGGCGAGCGCAAGAACTTCACCGAGCCCACACTCAAGCGGATGCCCAACCCGTCGCTGCCGCCCGGCCGCGAGGTTATGAAGGAAAAGGGCTCCCAGGGGTTTGACATCGAGGTCTTCCGGATCATCACAAAGGGGGGCGAGACCACCCGGCAGCGCTTCTTCACCCGGTACAAGCCTGCCCCCCGGATCATCGAGTTCGGACCCGGAGCCCCGGCGGGCAGCCCCACTCCCGGAGCAGGGCCGACGCCGGGCGGACCGGTTCCTCCGCCGACACCGGCACAGACTCCCAACCCGCCCGCGACTCCCGCGCCGCCCCGTACGCCGGGGCCTTGA
- a CDS encoding cytosine permease yields MKSALSAPPEWGVEPVPDRLRVLSTFDTGALWGNLGISLLLPIVAAFMVPAMSFRQALAAIAVGVVVGNLMLGYAGKIGAETGAPAMVLYRPALGLRGSYVPTLLNILQNVGWGSFELLIIGTAAAAISSEVFGVGLRPVWTVLFGALVTLMAVWGPLGVVRAWIRRYAVWLVLVATVYLTFEVLRRGGLGSALSAPATGGLPFWRGVDLVIAMPISWVPLVQDYTRFSRTPRAGFAGTALGYGIAHAWLYVLGALLVLSGLATNPTDPNAFVAAILAIPVFGILALGILAVDESDEAFANVYSASVSIQNVFPRVSQQKLSIGIGAVCTVIAMAVDLVQYESFLFLIGAVFVPLFGILAADYAVVARRYRPDDLWGPGPPVRAWAIVAWVAGFLAYNWINPGLISWWKGAMESLFDALRFPEAPSWLAASLVSFAVAFGLQSLKALRRDRSPAPAAASA; encoded by the coding sequence GTGAAGTCCGCTCTTTCGGCGCCCCCCGAGTGGGGCGTCGAACCCGTCCCCGATCGTCTCCGCGTCCTCAGCACATTCGACACGGGCGCCCTGTGGGGCAACCTCGGGATCTCGCTTCTGCTGCCGATCGTGGCGGCTTTCATGGTGCCGGCGATGTCGTTCCGGCAGGCTCTCGCGGCCATCGCAGTCGGAGTCGTCGTCGGCAACCTGATGCTGGGCTACGCCGGAAAGATCGGGGCGGAGACCGGAGCTCCGGCGATGGTCCTGTACCGCCCGGCCCTGGGGCTCAGGGGCTCCTACGTCCCGACGCTCCTCAACATTCTCCAGAACGTCGGCTGGGGCTCTTTCGAGCTGTTGATCATCGGGACCGCAGCCGCCGCGATCTCCAGCGAGGTCTTCGGTGTGGGACTTCGTCCGGTGTGGACGGTGCTGTTCGGGGCGCTCGTCACTCTGATGGCGGTGTGGGGGCCGCTGGGCGTCGTCCGGGCCTGGATCAGGCGCTACGCCGTCTGGCTCGTGCTGGTCGCGACGGTCTATCTCACGTTTGAGGTCCTCAGGCGCGGCGGCCTCGGCTCGGCGCTAAGCGCCCCCGCCACCGGAGGGCTTCCTTTTTGGAGAGGAGTCGACCTCGTCATCGCGATGCCGATCTCGTGGGTGCCCCTGGTCCAGGACTACACCCGCTTCTCGCGCACTCCACGCGCCGGTTTCGCCGGGACGGCCCTGGGTTACGGGATAGCGCACGCGTGGCTGTACGTGCTGGGCGCTCTCCTCGTGCTGTCGGGGCTTGCCACCAACCCGACCGACCCGAACGCCTTTGTCGCCGCCATCCTCGCCATACCCGTGTTCGGGATCCTGGCGCTCGGAATCCTCGCCGTGGACGAAAGCGACGAGGCCTTCGCCAACGTGTATTCGGCCTCCGTGTCGATCCAGAACGTGTTTCCGCGGGTGTCCCAGCAAAAGCTGTCCATCGGCATCGGCGCGGTGTGCACGGTCATCGCGATGGCGGTGGACCTCGTGCAGTACGAAAGCTTTTTGTTCCTGATCGGCGCTGTGTTCGTCCCGCTGTTCGGGATACTCGCGGCGGACTACGCCGTCGTGGCGCGCCGCTACCGTCCCGACGACCTGTGGGGGCCGGGGCCGCCCGTGCGCGCGTGGGCCATCGTCGCCTGGGTCGCCGGCTTTCTCGCCTACAACTGGATCAACCCGGGGTTGATCTCCTGGTGGAAGGGCGCAATGGAGTCCCTGTTCGACGCACTGCGCTTTCCCGAGGCGCCGTCGTGGCTGGCCGCTTCGCTGGTGTCGTTCGCCGTCGCGTTCGGGCTCCAGTCGCTCAAGGCCCTGAGGCGGGACCGCTCGCCGGCTCCGGCCGCTGCCTCGGCCTGA